The Acidobacteriota bacterium region TACGTACACGTTAGTTCACGAATACCGCTGCGACCGCCGCTGGATGCTTCACCTCGATCTCTACCGGGTTGAAAGCGGCGCGCAGCTCGATACACTTGGACTGGAGGATGTGCTGCTTCCGCCTCCGCCGGGCGAAGAAAAGCTGGTGGCCATTGAGTGGGGCGAGCGCCTCGAGGTCAGCCTCCCACACCCCTACCTGCGCATCGGCATCTCGACCGATCCGGTCACCGATGTGCGTACGTTAACGCCACACTGGGTGCGATAACCGGTCAGCTTGCCAGCCAGCCGATCGACTTGCCCGCCTGTTTCGTCCCACACGCAACGTTGCGGCCAATCTCCTTGCCGGCTTTGGCGACCGCCTTGGGCACCCGCCGCAACGCCCGCCGCGTAGCGCGGGGATGCTGCGTAATCGCGGTGACCGGCGACACCAGCGCCAGCAGGAACCCCAGCCGCCTGTGCCCACTCAAAATCAGTGCCACGCCGAACCCCAGCGGTGCCCACGTAAGTAGCTGTTCGGTTGTTCTCTCCATGCGCCGGTTAGTTGCCCTTTGGCCGTGGCCCGTTGCCCATTGGCGGCAGCTTGGAGGAGCTCTGAGCACCAGCGGGCGGACCCTGCCAGGAATCGAAGCCCGCACTCCAAGCGACCAAAGGGAGCGACCAGGGCAAAAAGTGGCGAGCCACAATGCTAACCTTGACCTCTCTATGCCCGCTGCGTACATCTGGGCTCTGGCGCTTGGCATTTTGGCTGCGCTGGCCAACATCTTCGGCGGCCTGGTGCTTACCGGGCGCGACTGGGAACGTCAGTACTTGCGCTACTTCGTGGCTATCGGGGCCGGTTTCATGCTCGGCACCGCACTGCTGGAAATGGTTCCGCAAAGCTGGAAGCTCAATGCCACCACCACGCCGTTCCTGTTGCTGGGAGGCTACCTGCTCGTCCATTTGGTCGAGCACAGTTTTGTCGCTCACTTTCACTTCGGAGAAGAGACGCATGGCGGCGCTTTCCTGCAAGGCCAACTGCCCTGGTCGGTGCTGGCTGGGCTTTGCATTCACACCTTTTTCGACGGCGTGGCGATCGGCAGCGGCTTTCTAGTCTCGAGCTGGCTGGGCTGGGTGATATTCATCGCCATCTTCATGCACAAAATTCCGGAGGGATTCACCATCGCCTCGGTCATGCTGGCGGCCGGACGCGGCAATCGCGCCGCGTTGCTGTCAGCGGCCGGCATCGGCGGTGCTTCGGTCCTGGGCGTCGGCATAATTCTGCTGTACCCCATGAGCCTGGCGCAGGCGCTGCCGTTTGCTGCCGGCGTGACGCTCTACGTAGCCGCCACCGACCTGATTCCAGAAGTCAACCGCGAGTCCGGCATTGGCATGGCCTTCTGCGTCTTCCTCGGCGTCGGGGTGCTGGCGCTGCTGCAGTTCCTAT contains the following coding sequences:
- the tsaE gene encoding tRNA (adenosine(37)-N6)-threonylcarbamoyltransferase complex ATPase subunit type 1 TsaE; the encoded protein is MNPVTCATADDLRAWGRQLATQLPPFTILVLVGELGAGKTTLMQGVAVGWGVAREDQIASPTYTLVHEYRCDRRWMLHLDLYRVESGAQLDTLGLEDVLLPPPPGEEKLVAIEWGERLEVSLPHPYLRIGISTDPVTDVRTLTPHWVR
- a CDS encoding ZIP family magnesium transporter yields the protein MPAAYIWALALGILAALANIFGGLVLTGRDWERQYLRYFVAIGAGFMLGTALLEMVPQSWKLNATTTPFLLLGGYLLVHLVEHSFVAHFHFGEETHGGAFLQGQLPWSVLAGLCIHTFFDGVAIGSGFLVSSWLGWVIFIAIFMHKIPEGFTIASVMLAAGRGNRAALLSAAGIGGASVLGVGIILLYPMSLAQALPFAAGVTLYVAATDLIPEVNRESGIGMAFCVFLGVGVLALLQFLFHGI